One region of Panulirus ornatus isolate Po-2019 chromosome 42, ASM3632096v1, whole genome shotgun sequence genomic DNA includes:
- the Rpn13 gene encoding proteasomal ubiquitin receptor ADRM1 isoform X3: MSTALFGGSTRSSSKNLLEFRAGKMYLKGQMVHPDKRKGLVYLYQSDDSLMHICWKDRGTGTVEEDLIIFPDDCEYKRVSQCTTGRVYVLKFKLTSRRLFFWMQEPKADKDDEYSRKINELLNNPPAPGSQRSTGSTPNPALGSEITNLRDSDIQNLFGNISQQHLMQILESGMSGLATLLGPGRSGSGGGRSGTGSNSSTSATTTASTTPAATTTPTPAPTPAQVDLSSAMTAEALQPILTNEEFVNQLRPYLPATSEELPPTEQLRGTVTSPQFQQAVSLFSSALQSGQLGPLINQFGLGEDAVLAASSCDMEAFIKALGKKKDKEEGSKKEEEKKNADKDKDQDKDDDDAMSVD; this comes from the exons GCTGGCAAGATGTACTTGAAGGGGCAGATGGTTCACCCAGATAAGAGGAAGGGTTTGGTATATCTTTACCAATCAGATGACTCTCTTATGCACATCTGCTGGAAGGATCGTGGCACTGGAACTGTTGAAGAG gaTTTGATAATATTTCCTGATGATTGTGAGTACAAGCGCGTGTCACAGTGTACCACTGGCAGAGTTTACGTGCTGAAGTTTAAGCTAACTAGTAGGCGACTGTTCTTCTGGATGCAG GAACCCAAGGCAGACAAAGATGATGAGTATTCTCGCAAGATAAATGAGCTGCTGAATAACCCACCAGCGCCAGGCTCACAGCGTTCTACTGGGTCAACTCCAAATCCAGCATTAGGATCAGAAATAACCAATCTTCGGGACTCAGACATCCAGAATCTCTTTGGGAACATTTCTCAACAACATCTGATGCAGATCTTAGAAAGTGGAATGTCTGGTTTGGCGACACTGCTTGGTCCAGG TAGGTCTGGCAGTGGAGGGGGTCGTAGTGGTACTGGAAGTAACAGCTCTACCTCAGCAACAACCACAGCTTCCACCACTCCAGCAGCTACTACCACTCCTACTCCTGCACCCACTCCTGCTCAGG TGGATTTGAGTTCAGCTATGACTGCAGAGGCCCTTCAACCAATTTTGACTAATGAAGAGTTTGTGAACCAACTGCGTCCTTATCTACCAGCAACATCTGAAGAACTACCTCCCACTGAACAGCTTCGGGGAACTGTAACCTCTCCCCAGTTCCAGCAG GCAGTGAGTTTGTTCAGCAGTGCTCTTCAATCAGGGCAGTTAGGTCCTCTCATCAACCAATTTGGTCTTGGTGAGGATGCTGTCTTGGCTGCTTCCTCTTGTGATATGGAAGCATTCATTAAG GCGCTAGGCAAGAAGAAGGATAAAGAAGAAGGTagtaaaaaggaagaagaaaagaaaaatgcagataaagataaagaccaagataaagatgatgatgatgctatgtCTGTTGATTAG
- the Rpn13 gene encoding proteasomal ubiquitin receptor ADRM1-B isoform X1 → MSTALFGGSTRSSSKNLLEFRAGKMYLKGQMVHPDKRKGLVYLYQSDDSLMHICWKDRGTGTVEEDLIIFPDDCEYKRVSQCTTGRVYVLKFKLTSRRLFFWMQEPKADKDDEYSRKINELLNNPPAPGSQRSTGSTPNPALGSEITNLRDSDIQNLFGNISQQHLMQILESGMSGLATLLGPGRSGSGGGRSGTGSNSSTSATTTASTTPAATTTPTPAPTPAQDSSRGGSNSQESSSATPGTGNVVPIQLSDLQNILSGISVPPDVSGSPRVPVDLSSAMTAEALQPILTNEEFVNQLRPYLPATSEELPPTEQLRGTVTSPQFQQAVSLFSSALQSGQLGPLINQFGLGEDAVLAASSCDMEAFIKALGKKKDKEEGSKKEEEKKNADKDKDQDKDDDDAMSVD, encoded by the exons GCTGGCAAGATGTACTTGAAGGGGCAGATGGTTCACCCAGATAAGAGGAAGGGTTTGGTATATCTTTACCAATCAGATGACTCTCTTATGCACATCTGCTGGAAGGATCGTGGCACTGGAACTGTTGAAGAG gaTTTGATAATATTTCCTGATGATTGTGAGTACAAGCGCGTGTCACAGTGTACCACTGGCAGAGTTTACGTGCTGAAGTTTAAGCTAACTAGTAGGCGACTGTTCTTCTGGATGCAG GAACCCAAGGCAGACAAAGATGATGAGTATTCTCGCAAGATAAATGAGCTGCTGAATAACCCACCAGCGCCAGGCTCACAGCGTTCTACTGGGTCAACTCCAAATCCAGCATTAGGATCAGAAATAACCAATCTTCGGGACTCAGACATCCAGAATCTCTTTGGGAACATTTCTCAACAACATCTGATGCAGATCTTAGAAAGTGGAATGTCTGGTTTGGCGACACTGCTTGGTCCAGG TAGGTCTGGCAGTGGAGGGGGTCGTAGTGGTACTGGAAGTAACAGCTCTACCTCAGCAACAACCACAGCTTCCACCACTCCAGCAGCTACTACCACTCCTACTCCTGCACCCACTCCTGCTCAGG ATTCATCCAGAGGTGGAAGCAATAGCCAAGAGAGCAGTAGTGCCACTCCTGGAACTGGAAATGTTGTTCCCATTCAGCTATCTGATTTACAAAATATCCTGTCTGGGATCTCAGTCCCACCCGATGTATCTGGTTCTCCCAGGGTTCCAG TGGATTTGAGTTCAGCTATGACTGCAGAGGCCCTTCAACCAATTTTGACTAATGAAGAGTTTGTGAACCAACTGCGTCCTTATCTACCAGCAACATCTGAAGAACTACCTCCCACTGAACAGCTTCGGGGAACTGTAACCTCTCCCCAGTTCCAGCAG GCAGTGAGTTTGTTCAGCAGTGCTCTTCAATCAGGGCAGTTAGGTCCTCTCATCAACCAATTTGGTCTTGGTGAGGATGCTGTCTTGGCTGCTTCCTCTTGTGATATGGAAGCATTCATTAAG GCGCTAGGCAAGAAGAAGGATAAAGAAGAAGGTagtaaaaaggaagaagaaaagaaaaatgcagataaagataaagaccaagataaagatgatgatgatgctatgtCTGTTGATTAG
- the Rpn13 gene encoding proteasomal ubiquitin receptor ADRM1 isoform X2, which yields MSTALFGGSTRSSSKNLLEFRAGKMYLKGQMVHPDKRKGLVYLYQSDDSLMHICWKDRGTGTVEEDLIIFPDDCEYKRVSQCTTGRVYVLKFKLTSRRLFFWMQEPKADKDDEYSRKINELLNNPPAPGSQRSTGSTPNPALGSEITNLRDSDIQNLFGNISQQHLMQILESGMSGLATLLGPGSGSGGGRSGTGSNSSTSATTTASTTPAATTTPTPAPTPAQDSSRGGSNSQESSSATPGTGNVVPIQLSDLQNILSGISVPPDVSGSPRVPVDLSSAMTAEALQPILTNEEFVNQLRPYLPATSEELPPTEQLRGTVTSPQFQQAVSLFSSALQSGQLGPLINQFGLGEDAVLAASSCDMEAFIKALGKKKDKEEGSKKEEEKKNADKDKDQDKDDDDAMSVD from the exons GCTGGCAAGATGTACTTGAAGGGGCAGATGGTTCACCCAGATAAGAGGAAGGGTTTGGTATATCTTTACCAATCAGATGACTCTCTTATGCACATCTGCTGGAAGGATCGTGGCACTGGAACTGTTGAAGAG gaTTTGATAATATTTCCTGATGATTGTGAGTACAAGCGCGTGTCACAGTGTACCACTGGCAGAGTTTACGTGCTGAAGTTTAAGCTAACTAGTAGGCGACTGTTCTTCTGGATGCAG GAACCCAAGGCAGACAAAGATGATGAGTATTCTCGCAAGATAAATGAGCTGCTGAATAACCCACCAGCGCCAGGCTCACAGCGTTCTACTGGGTCAACTCCAAATCCAGCATTAGGATCAGAAATAACCAATCTTCGGGACTCAGACATCCAGAATCTCTTTGGGAACATTTCTCAACAACATCTGATGCAGATCTTAGAAAGTGGAATGTCTGGTTTGGCGACACTGCTTGGTCCAGG GTCTGGCAGTGGAGGGGGTCGTAGTGGTACTGGAAGTAACAGCTCTACCTCAGCAACAACCACAGCTTCCACCACTCCAGCAGCTACTACCACTCCTACTCCTGCACCCACTCCTGCTCAGG ATTCATCCAGAGGTGGAAGCAATAGCCAAGAGAGCAGTAGTGCCACTCCTGGAACTGGAAATGTTGTTCCCATTCAGCTATCTGATTTACAAAATATCCTGTCTGGGATCTCAGTCCCACCCGATGTATCTGGTTCTCCCAGGGTTCCAG TGGATTTGAGTTCAGCTATGACTGCAGAGGCCCTTCAACCAATTTTGACTAATGAAGAGTTTGTGAACCAACTGCGTCCTTATCTACCAGCAACATCTGAAGAACTACCTCCCACTGAACAGCTTCGGGGAACTGTAACCTCTCCCCAGTTCCAGCAG GCAGTGAGTTTGTTCAGCAGTGCTCTTCAATCAGGGCAGTTAGGTCCTCTCATCAACCAATTTGGTCTTGGTGAGGATGCTGTCTTGGCTGCTTCCTCTTGTGATATGGAAGCATTCATTAAG GCGCTAGGCAAGAAGAAGGATAAAGAAGAAGGTagtaaaaaggaagaagaaaagaaaaatgcagataaagataaagaccaagataaagatgatgatgatgctatgtCTGTTGATTAG
- the Rpn13 gene encoding proteasomal ubiquitin receptor ADRM1 isoform X4 produces the protein MSTALFGGSTRSSSKNLLEFRAGKMYLKGQMVHPDKRKGLVYLYQSDDSLMHICWKDRGTGTVEEDLIIFPDDCEYKRVSQCTTGRVYVLKFKLTSRRLFFWMQEPKADKDDEYSRKINELLNNPPAPGSQRSTGSTPNPALGSEITNLRDSDIQNLFGNISQQHLMQILESGMSGLATLLGPGSGSGGGRSGTGSNSSTSATTTASTTPAATTTPTPAPTPAQVDLSSAMTAEALQPILTNEEFVNQLRPYLPATSEELPPTEQLRGTVTSPQFQQAVSLFSSALQSGQLGPLINQFGLGEDAVLAASSCDMEAFIKALGKKKDKEEGSKKEEEKKNADKDKDQDKDDDDAMSVD, from the exons GCTGGCAAGATGTACTTGAAGGGGCAGATGGTTCACCCAGATAAGAGGAAGGGTTTGGTATATCTTTACCAATCAGATGACTCTCTTATGCACATCTGCTGGAAGGATCGTGGCACTGGAACTGTTGAAGAG gaTTTGATAATATTTCCTGATGATTGTGAGTACAAGCGCGTGTCACAGTGTACCACTGGCAGAGTTTACGTGCTGAAGTTTAAGCTAACTAGTAGGCGACTGTTCTTCTGGATGCAG GAACCCAAGGCAGACAAAGATGATGAGTATTCTCGCAAGATAAATGAGCTGCTGAATAACCCACCAGCGCCAGGCTCACAGCGTTCTACTGGGTCAACTCCAAATCCAGCATTAGGATCAGAAATAACCAATCTTCGGGACTCAGACATCCAGAATCTCTTTGGGAACATTTCTCAACAACATCTGATGCAGATCTTAGAAAGTGGAATGTCTGGTTTGGCGACACTGCTTGGTCCAGG GTCTGGCAGTGGAGGGGGTCGTAGTGGTACTGGAAGTAACAGCTCTACCTCAGCAACAACCACAGCTTCCACCACTCCAGCAGCTACTACCACTCCTACTCCTGCACCCACTCCTGCTCAGG TGGATTTGAGTTCAGCTATGACTGCAGAGGCCCTTCAACCAATTTTGACTAATGAAGAGTTTGTGAACCAACTGCGTCCTTATCTACCAGCAACATCTGAAGAACTACCTCCCACTGAACAGCTTCGGGGAACTGTAACCTCTCCCCAGTTCCAGCAG GCAGTGAGTTTGTTCAGCAGTGCTCTTCAATCAGGGCAGTTAGGTCCTCTCATCAACCAATTTGGTCTTGGTGAGGATGCTGTCTTGGCTGCTTCCTCTTGTGATATGGAAGCATTCATTAAG GCGCTAGGCAAGAAGAAGGATAAAGAAGAAGGTagtaaaaaggaagaagaaaagaaaaatgcagataaagataaagaccaagataaagatgatgatgatgctatgtCTGTTGATTAG
- the LOC139761874 gene encoding AH receptor-interacting protein-like translates to MDDNLIKKSVIYPGNGTKEYADGSKVTFHIKTETCEEDPCLIDDSHQWKEPVELIIGKKFKLEVLEACIRTMLPGEVASFTIDKSLLAPYPLVSKTLREAYGKTKVDKDKKPHHCCGMGFKEGLGYPDLDKLVKTPQDLKFTIELFKVAGAGSYEKEFWAMTENERLESIPVLKDEGNAFYKKGNHEAASKKYSEALGRLEQLMLREKPGDEEWLKLNEMKMPLLLNFSQCQLLQGEYYSVIEHCTTVLEKDPDNVKALYRRGRAYIEIFSPAEARRDLEKATMLDTTVASSCRKLLMQLSKMESEKTKQDRNTYSKLFNFT, encoded by the exons ATGGATGATAATCTCATAAAGAAGTCAGTGATATACCCAGGAAATGGGACGAAGGAGTACGCCGACGGGAGTAAG gtgacttttcacatcAAGACAGAAACATGTGAAGAGGACCCTTGTCTTATAGATGATAGTCATCAGTGGAAGGAACCAGTGGAACTTATCATTGGAAAGAAATTCAAACTTGAGGTGTTAGAAGCATGTATTCGCACAATGCTGCCAGGAGAAGTTGCTTCGTTTACCATTGATAAGTCT CTACTTGCACCATATCCACTTGTGTCTAAAACGTTAAGGGAAGCATATGGGAAGACTAAAGTTGACAAAGACAAAAAACCACACCATTGCTGTGGAATGGGTTTTAAAGAAGGACTTGGTTATCCAGACTTGGACAAGTTGGTTAAGACACCGCAAGATTTGAAATTCACTATAG AATTATTTAAGGTGGCTGGAGCGGGATCTTACGAGAAAGAATTTTGGGCTATGACTGAGAATGAACGACTTGAGAGCATTCCAGTCCTAAAGGATGAAGGCAATGCCTTTTACAAGAAAGGGAATCATGAAGCTGCTAGTAAGAAATATTCTGAAGCTCTTGGCAGACTTGAGCAACTTATGTTGAG AGAGAAACCTGGTGATGAAGAGTGGCTGAAACTGAATGAGATGAAGATGCCCCTTCTTTTGAACTTTTCTCAGTGCCAGCTCTTGCAGGGTGAATACTATTCAGTTATAGAACACTGCACCACTGTTTTGGAAAAGGATCCAG ATAATGTGAAAGCGCTATATCGACGTGGGCGAGCCTATATTGAAATCTTCAGTCCTGCTGAAGCTCGAAGAGACTTGGAAAAGGctaccatgctagacacaactgTCGCTTCCAGCTGTCGCAAGTTACTCATGCAGCTTTCGAAAATGGAATCAGAAAAGACTAAACAGGATAGGAATACCTACAGTAAATTGTTTAATTTCACGTAA
- the LOC139761873 gene encoding uncharacterized protein has translation MDHICNLECWCHVPTRGTVNPPCYHCVLQNCSLSTNKPDIAPSAPPINVDKEVHAPAPETASPQTVVGATYGWQSTLVRKATVDPDHTNNQNPEDLWMNPNLLVTLPPEGDEGATGETVASSNNAVLSESQVITNASQITEGCMPVSATEYTHSRRSWCRGNTQPFPAEPQWIHSHVCPDMWEADYENQEVHATFTYMDYDNKDEHDTNKKTERSMRDLPDSSKSLILNNEDSLTTNQWISEPRSDTHKVYTLEKRKWLLANVHREKKNKNSPCFGSKSLSVMPPPEVEYKRINRIHRRESSAEACKRYKDQNSSTHIIVQRLVALPWDDEGSGVTATSENKEDLKAREKSEKDITYKARWLSLHRKLSGSNNNKNR, from the exons ATGGATCACATCTGTAACTTGGAGTGCTGGTGTCACGTTCCTACCCGAGGAACCGTCAACCCACCGTGCTACCATTGCGTCCTCCAAAATTGCTCGCTATCCA CCAACAAGCCAGACATTGCACCCTCAGCGCCGCCTATCAACGTCGACAAGGAGGTTCACGCTCCTGCGCCTGAG ACAGCATCGCCGCAAACTGTTGTTGGTGCTACCTATGGCTGGCAGTCTACTCTTGTCAGAAAAGCCACAGTCGACCCAGACCATACCAACAACCAAAACCCAGAGGACTTGTGGATGAACCCCAACTTGTTGGTCACATTACCTCCAGAGGGCGATGAAGGGGCTACAGGAGAGACCGTTGCTTCCTCAAATAATGCTGTACTCTCAGAATCTCAAGTTATCACAAATGCTTCTCAGATCACAGAAGGCTGCATGCCAGTTTCTGCCACAGAATATACTCATAGCAGGAGGTCGTGGTGTAGAGGCAACACACAGCCCTTCCCTGCAGAACCACAGTGGATACATTCCCATGTGTGTCCTGACATGTGGGAAGCTGATTATGAAAATCAGGAAGTACATGCCACATTTACCTACATGGATTATGACAACAAAGATGAACATGATAccaataagaaaacagaaaggagCATGAGGGATCTGCCAGACTCTAGCAAAAGCCTCATCCTAAACAATGAAGACAGTTTAACCACAAACCAATGGATATCTGAACCCAGATCTGATACACATAAGGTTTACAcactggaaaagagaaaatggttaTTGGCGAATGTGCACAGGGAGAAGAAGAACAAAAACTCTCCATGTTTtggttccaagtctctctcagtCATGCCTCCGCCAGAGGTGGAGTACAAAAGGATCAATAGAATCCATCGAAGGGAATCGTCAGCTGAAGCCTGCAAGAGGTATAAGGATCAGAATTCCAGTACACACATCATTGTCCAAAGGCTGGTTGCTCTTCCCTGGGATGACGAAGGATCTGGAGTGACAGCTACATCAGAGAATAAGGAAGACCTGAAGGCCCGGGAAAAATCAGAAAAAGATATCACATACAAAGCAAGATGGCTTAGTCTTCATCGCAAACTATCTGGTTCAAATAACAATAAAAACAGGTAA